In one Amaranthus tricolor cultivar Red isolate AtriRed21 chromosome 8, ASM2621246v1, whole genome shotgun sequence genomic region, the following are encoded:
- the LOC130821115 gene encoding pentatricopeptide repeat-containing protein At4g32450, mitochondrial-like — protein sequence MNRYGRLFFNFHKRYRDLSIRWRNNNALRQGKSREVTLSPHSLCAQPYSCVRLYSSLGVNLIPENAQDMHSDGVYDTPQNNKFLKLGECNPWDRPNFGQHQSSPTNQYASTWTTPQNHSTDKIEVNRQYDGYYDGGKIPAVKQISDHQNASNWLCLEDPSSVYAGNRVAYHPGSYQQAHVSSNGSAPLPNSNGYSNIRAGQSSQNLNGTWNPNVPGGYAGQSPQNLNGTWNPNVPGGYAGQSPQNLNGTWNPNVPGGYQLDHVSVNGRVSMANSSGYHNVHAEPSQQNSNGTHNPNVPGGYRTDLVSEHGSVPLANSSGYYNAHPGLSQHNFNGTRNPNVTGGYQLDHVSVNGSGPSANSSGYHNVHAAQQNFNEAHNPNVLPQSQVSPTPWQSTENGEFDNGADEKLEELVNFCKDWNLISAVDTMRDLSNMGVRIGIQHYLILMDACGKAKALKEAKDVHQHLISFAAPVQVSVFNKILEMYGKCGSMEDAFKTFDSMRERNMTTWDTMITWLSKNGLGEDAIDMFSKFKEAGLKPDGLMFLGVFDACGVLGDVTEGLLHFDSMVNKYGITPTMTHYARIVHMFGSACDLDGALEFIEKMPVEPSIEVWESLMNIARVQGNVEIGDRSAQIVEQLDPTRLNKDLRDGLLLVDPDAPKKKVKKYNPLEHISHDYRAGDQSHPEKDKIYAVLRGLKEIVKEAGYIPETKFVLHDIDPEGKEETIMAHSERLAAAYALITSGARHQFRVIKNLRVCGDCHNYFKILSDIVGREIIMRDAKRFHHFKDGKCSCNDYW from the coding sequence ATGAATAGATATGGGCGActctttttcaattttcataagCGATATCGTGATTTGAGTATCAGATGGCGTAATAATAATGCACTTCGTCAAGGTAAAAGCAGAGAAGTGACCTTATCACCCCATAGTCTATGTGCTCAACCATATTCGTGTGTAAGACTGTATTCAAGTCTTGGAGTGAATCTAATCCCAGAAAATGCCCAGGATATGCATTCAGATGGGGTATATGATACtcctcaaaataataaatttcttaAACTCGGTGAATGTAATCCTTGGGACAGGCCAAATTTTGGACAACACCAATCTTCGCCAACAAATCAGTATGCTTCAACTTGGACTACTCCACAAAACCATTCAACAGATAAAATTGAAGTGAATCGACAATATGATGGATACTATGATGGAGGGAAAATCCCAGCAGTTAAACAAATTAGTGACCACCAGAATGCGAGTAATTGGTTGTGTCTAGAAGATCCGAGTAGCGTTTATGCGGGTAATAGAGTTGCATACCATCCGGGTAGTTATCAGCAGGCCCATGTGTCATCAAATGGCAGTGCTCCTTTGCCAAATTCCAATGGATATTCTAATATTCGTGCTGGACAGTCTTCGCAGAACTTAAATGGAACTTGGAATCCTAATGTGCCTGGTGGCTATGCTGGACAGTCTCCGCAGAACTTAAATGGAACTTGGAATCCTAATGTGCCTGGTGGCTATGCTGGACAGTCTCCGCAGAACTTAAATGGAACTTGGAATCCAAATGTGCCTGGTGGCTATCAGCTAGACCATGTCTCGGTAAATGGCAGAGTTTCTATGGCAAATTCTAGTGGATACCATAATGTTCATGCTGAACCTTCTCAGCAGAACTCCAATGGAACTCACAATCCTAACGTGCCTGGTGGTTATCGGACAGATCTCGTGTCAGAACATGGCAGTGTTCCTTTGGCAAATTCTAGTGGATATTATAATGCTCATCCTGGACTGTCTCAACACAACTTTAATGGAACTCGGAATCCTAACGTGACTGGAGGTTATCAGCTAGACCATGTGTCAGTAAACGGCAGTGGTCCTTCGGCAAATTCTAGTGGATATCATAATGTTCATGCTGCACAGCAGAACTTCAATGAAGCTCACAATCCTAACGTGCTTCCGCAATCACAAGTAAGTCCTACTCCTTGGCAGTCAACTGAAAATGGTGAATTTGATAATGGTGCTGATGAAAAACTTGAAGAGTTggttaatttttgtaaagattggAATCTGATAAGTGCTGTAGATACCATGAGAGATCTGAGCAATATGGGAGTTCGCATAGGCATACAACATTACTTGATTCTAATGGACGCATGTGGGAAAGCCAAAGCTTTAAAAGAAGCAAAAGATGTTCATCAGCATCTTATCAGTTTTGCCGCTCCTGTTCAAGTTAGCGTGTTTAACAAGATATTGGAGATGTATGGGAAATGTGGTTCAATGGAAGACGCCTTCAAAACATTTGACAGTATGCGTGAGCGTAATATGACAACTTGGGACACCATGATTACATGGCTCTCCAAAAATGGTCTTGGAGAAGATGCTATTGATATGTTCTCTAAATTCAAGGAAGCCGGATTAAAACCGGATGGTCTGATGTTCTTGGGTGTATTCGATGCTTGTGGAGTTCTTGGTGATGTGACCGAGGGATTGCTACATTTTGACTCGATGGTCAACAAATACGGCATTACTCCCACGATGACGCACTATGCTCGTATAGTACACATGTTTGGCAGTGCTTGTGATCTAGATGGAGCGTTAGAGTTCATTGAGAAAATGCCCGTTGAGCCAAGTATAGAAGTCTGGGAAAGCCTAATGAACATTGCCCGTGTTCAAGGAAATGTAGAAATCGGGGACCGCTCAGCTCAAATTGTGGAGCAGCTGGACCCCACTCGCTTGAACAAAGATTTGAGGGATGGGCTCTTACTGGTGGATCCAGATGCCCCGAAAAAGAAGGTGAAGAAGTATAACCCTTTGGAACATATATCACATGATTACCGTGCAGGCGACCAATCGCATCCAGAAAAGGACAAGATTTATGCAGTATTGAGGGGATTAAAAGAAATAGTAAAAGAAGCTGGGTATATTCCAGAGACAAAATTTGTTCTTCATGACATTGACCCGGAAGGAAAAGAGGAAACGATTATGGCGCATAGTGAAAGACTTGCTGCCGCATATGCCCTAATTACATCCGGAGCACGCCATCAATTTCGGGTTATAAAGAATCTTCGTGTGTGCGGTGATTgccataattattttaaaatactttcaGATATTGTAGGCAGGGAGATCATTATGCGAGATGCCAAACGATTTCACCATTTTAAAGATGGAAAATGCTCGTGCAATGACTACTGGTGA